TGCTGCTTACCAGGGTTTTTCCCACAGCGACATCCGCGCGCCATTGCGAACGATGCGTGAGCAGGTATTGGATGGCAACTGCCAGGTAATGGTTCGGATTCATGAGCCCCGCGGACGGAGTGACGATTCCATGCCGGTCCGCGTCGGGATCGTTGGCAAATGCTACCTGGTACTTGTCTTTGAGGCCCACCAGTCTGGCCATCGCATAAGGACTGGAGCAATCCATACGAATCTTGCCGTCGTGATCGACAGTCATGAAAAACGGGCGCGAGGCTCCGCCCAGAGGATCGACCGCAAGCTTGAGGCGAGCGTCGCGAATGGCCTCCATATCGACAACGCTCTTGAGATCGCGAACGTAAGGCAGAACGAAATCTTCCTGATGTGTGCTCGCAGCTTTGATGGCTTTGTCAAACGCGACGCGCTTTACCTCGCGGTTTGCTGCACGCAACAATTCGTTGGCGCGATCCTGAATCCAGCGGGTTGCGTCGGTATCGGCGGGACCGCCGTTCGGCGGGTTGTACTTGAAGCCTCCGTCTTCCGGAGGATTGTGAGACGGGGTGATGAGAATGCCGTCGGCCAGATGTTCTTTACGATTTCGGTTGTAAACGAGAATGGCTCGCGAGACCACCGGAGTCGGAGTTACACCGTCAGCTTGCTGGATCACCGTCTCCACGTTGTTGGCAGCCAGCACTTCCAGCGCGGTGCGTTGCGCGATGCCTGACAATGCATGAGTGTCCTTCCCCATGTATACCGGACCGTCGGTCCCCTGCCCCTTCCGGTACTCGCAAATTGCCTGTGTGATGGCCAGAATGTGGGCCTCGGTGAATGTCCCATGGGAGGGCGTGCCGCGGTGTCCACTAGTGCCGAAGCTCACGAGTTGGCTAGGATCGCTGAGGTCAGGCTGGCGCTCGAAATACTGTTTTTCGAGCCGAGCTGGATCAATCAATATTTCGCGTGGAGCTGGTTTGCCGGCAAGAGGTGACACTGTCGCAGTCGGCGATGCGCTAACAGGCGGATGGGTTTCTATGGCGTGGGACATGGTTCACCTTCTAATATCCGATGCCAATTCGGCAATGGCGCGGTGCACCTGAAAATTCTTGCTGAACTGCCAGCTTCTGGCAATCGTGAACGGCGGAATCACGTGCTCGATGAGCCGGCTGTGGATGCAAGAAAATCCGTCGTCTTCGCGCGGATTGCTGACCCTAACGTGACACGGATAATTTGGCTGCCCCCCAGGGATTCGAACCCCGATATGCTGATCCAGAGTCAGCTGTCCTGCCGTTGAACGAGGGGGCAGTGTCTTAGAACTACG
The sequence above is drawn from the Acidobacteriota bacterium genome and encodes:
- a CDS encoding phosphoglucomutase, alpha-D-glucose phosphate-specific (catalyzes the interconversion of alpha-D-glucose 1-phosphate to alpha-D-glucose 6-phosphate) yields the protein MSHAIETHPPVSASPTATVSPLAGKPAPREILIDPARLEKQYFERQPDLSDPSQLVSFGTSGHRGTPSHGTFTEAHILAITQAICEYRKGQGTDGPVYMGKDTHALSGIAQRTALEVLAANNVETVIQQADGVTPTPVVSRAILVYNRNRKEHLADGILITPSHNPPEDGGFKYNPPNGGPADTDATRWIQDRANELLRAANREVKRVAFDKAIKAASTHQEDFVLPYVRDLKSVVDMEAIRDARLKLAVDPLGGASRPFFMTVDHDGKIRMDCSSPYAMARLVGLKDKYQVAFANDPDADRHGIVTPSAGLMNPNHYLAVAIQYLLTHRSQWRADVAVGKTLVSSSMIDKVVKKLGRELREVPVGFKWFVSGLVDGSYCFGGEESAGASFLRRDGTVWTTDKDGLILNLLSAEITARTQKDPEEHFRELTSEFGTPYYTRIDAPATHEQAITAKLTKAPANQAPIGGLKVVAQSGWFAARPSGTENIYKIYAESFKSESHLNAIVSEAQQIVNNALDSEG